The DNA sequence GAGCACGTGCTCCAAGGATAGATGATGGTAGTCCTGTGGTGTCATTGACGAGAGAGCGTAGTAACGACCTTCAAATTCAccttatagaaaaaaaaaattgctacTTTTTCTGTTTAAATTAGACATTAAAAACGCGTtaagattatttttttcgaaATATGTTTTCTCTTTACCTTAGGAAACGCTGGCCCCATTAGTAGATTTCGTATTATCAAATCAGCATACTGATTACATCGATCCGCCTCCCTGGACCCTCGGGACGATCTGTCATGGGTTCTTTGCGTTTTCAGAAAGGAACAAGCGTgcctttttcttattttagaaTAAACCCATTGAcccctggctatttttgagctaaaaaataaaacgaaaaCAGATGCCTGCACCCTCTGTTTTGAGTTTTTTAACAGCCCGTCAAAGAAAAACACCGCTGAACCTAGTCAGCGTTATCCTCAACCCTctattttttaagttttttttatagcccgtcaaagtcaaacaccgatgaacctagtcagcggtatttAAGCTTTCCAACCGTGCTTTGCGGCCCAATCTCTGACCCCCCATAGTTGTGTTATTcgcagcacaagttgatggttgcttgtatttttcataaaaaaccCTATTAGCATATTAGCCAGCACTCctaatgctgtcttttctgaaacaaaTTGATCCATTATTGTAAACACTGGGTCTGTTGACATGAATTCATTTGTTTGACTTTGGCGTGAAAAGACTGTCTAATTTTGAGAGGCGTGTTCACTGGCCTtgccctcgtgaattttttcATGGTTAATCCAGAATGCTTCGCAATCTTTAGTGTCAACAAGATGGTTTAagaagccttcaaggagttgGCATTGTAATTTGACTGTTTGAAgccatggaaatggacctggaggatcagactAAAGATATCAATGTGTCTTGGATAGCTTCTAATATGAACCACTTTTGTTTACCTGAGAGTCTGGTGTTTATTGCCTCGCCCTAGCCCCTTTTTAAAAGTGGTTTCTGAGACATATCGAACATGGGCTTTTTATGGATCGGCAGGTCTGTTGTACAAGGACATCAAATAAAAGTGTGATTTTAGCTTTTTCTTACCCTGCATGGTTCCGAGTGCGTTCTTCGCGATTTGCTCAATTCCACGTTTTTCCTTGCGACTGTTGATGGGCGAGAGTCGAAACCCTTTGATCGATCTGCATGCCCGAACTCGACACGAAAGAACAAAATTCTCATCGAACTTGCCATGCTTGACTTTTGTAGGGTTGGTATCAGAAACATGAGTCGCATTTTGCTTATAGCCATTGTGGCGTTCTTCGATCACTAAATCAAAAAGCTCTGCAAATACTCGAAAGGATTCCTCATCGCCTGCTACGATTCCACACGGTGAAATATTCGGATGAGTCGGATTGTCGACTCCGGGCTGGATTGCCTGGTCTAATGTGAAACCATTGCTCGTTTTCCGATCACAGAGGTGGACGTACATCTCCGGAGTCAAATGCCTTGCCATAATATTATTATGATTCCACAAGGCAGGGAAGTTAGCTAGTGCTTCTTCTCTCAGAGCCATATATTTTGATTGTGATTTTGTCTGTTTGATAATGTAGCATAACCAAGCGACTCCCAGGCCGGCCCCCGCCACAGCCACTCTTTTGTCGTTTAGTTTCTCGACAAGCCATTGGATGTATTCTTTAAGGTCGTCAAGAACTTCTGAATAAGACGAAGAGCCGAGAAGCCGCGCCATATCTATTTATCCGCCCTGGAAACCGACtagtgtgacgtcacaatttTCTCAGTGTCGTTAACCAACAGCTCTCATTCCTCGCGCGATAGCATTTGGGCGTGCGCGCGAACACAAACATCTTTTTAGAACAGCAAcactacctttttttttttgcaacatgtctcgaaaaatataataattgcAAGTCGCACGCGACATTTTTGTGCGACTTGAAGAAATTTGTTGCGGAAAGTAGAAGtgagtttttctttttctacgAAAAAGAAAAGCAAGTTGAAAAGGCATACACAATTTCACACAACCTCaggatggtaagcctgtgaaCTATACAAGTAGGAAGAGGGTAACAGCGCGCTGTCCTTACTTTTTCTACTCCTCCCCAAAGCACTTGACATGGGTTACGGACAATGATAACTAACCCATTTTTACAAACttgtctcccccccccccccccccggccttttaaaaatagaagaatcaaacaaagaaaacaaagtgCAACGGAGATCtccaagtatttttttttagttcttttTGCAGCATGTCAAGGTCAAATACCGCTGTTATAGCTTGCCGTATTGGGATAGAATCTTTGCATGATATGCTACCCTTTcagcagagctttcttcctctttgtttctatcagttcgTGGATAAGTTCTggactgatagaaacaaacaagaagaaagctctgctagtAGGGTAACCTAATCTGGATGTTTGCAAGCAGAGGttgattgatttattttattttaattttttttgccttgAGCTATTAaataaactttaataaaaattctaaaaaaataaaaattataaaaaaataaaaattaattaaaatcTAAAATCGTTTACAgattttttatatgttttctgTTTGCCATCTATTCCTTGTCGAGTCCTGGGTATCGTGAGATGATCGTGTTACATTTGAATATACTGTATATgtaattttgtgtttttgtggGTATCATAGCCGGTTTTAGCCGGTCCATTGTCGTTTTTTCCAGACGCGGTcgcttccatataaggaaacatatatattccttatttggaaaacctgcataattcttgtaatttttgaattgccgtaccgcaggtgcttcgcaaactttatgaattgtattcagaagagaaaaacagtgactgtgaccatctttagaaTGAGAAGGCCTCTGAAAAGAAACGaaaattcctcggtaccagacccctaaaacgacaacggtttcttcatATGGGTCTTACCACAGTGTGAGCCTTATcgagtttaaaaaaagtatcatTCATCTTTCACAGATCGTTGAATTCAAAACCTACGAATGCCTACGAATCTACAGCTAAGGCTCCCTGCGCTTCTTTATTATCTATCCTATATAATATAGacttaggcattgcctaaaagcggagctccaaacgacaAAATCTTTCCTTAATTCtcgcttaataatttaagaaattttaaatattattattattatatttctgtttttgacggtTTCAACGATTTCACAAATCACCCCCTACGATGTTTCGACGCAAGGGTAGTTTTACTTTTactgacgtcatcgatgacgtcacgcatcacgtgaccatatcttCGCACCACCCTTGACACACATGACACCTATCAAGTTTGGTTGCTATACAATTTTTCTTTcacgagatatgaatgtttctACATTGATGATGTcataatcacgtgactatattagtgcacccccttgacaggttcatgacacataccaagattgGTTGTCATGATGTCTCGTTCATGAGATAAGAAtattagtgacgtcatcgatgacgtcacaaatcacgaACCATATCCGtgcatcccccttgacaccaacatgacacctgccaagtttggttatGAAACAAagtttctttcaagagatatgatttttttgctttttatcacGTTTCttgcttttagtgacgtcatcgatgacgtcacaattacgtgacaccaacatgacacctaccgagttcgGTTGCTATacgatgtttccttcgtgaaatataaatatttttttaatttggtgacgtcatcagatttttgcttctagtgacgtcattgatgacgtcacaaaacacatgaccacagttttgcactTCTCTTGACAACATACATGACGCCTGCCAAATTTGGctgtcatacgatgctttttggggacggacggacggacatcgcgtcaccaaaactcgagtcgatgggttgccaatatttgttaccatatttttcttaggtattggcaggggctcataagtagggtcAATCGACTTTCCCacattctggtactatataagtgtcacgggacaggataaaaaaatgtcacaCTCTGTGAGAAAAGGTTAACACAACAGCTATTCTTTTTGTTCAATTACTCAGTGGTTTATTTTGCAGTCTGGTGTGAATAAAAGGTTGTCTTTActcataaaaacatttttttaggaaaataACCGGGGGGTATAAGCAGATTTTCGAAGAAAATTTAAACTGCAAATATGTTATATAATAAATGTATTACTTGGTTTATACCCTGTGAATGACAGCCCAGAGAAAAGGGCCTCTGCTACTGTAGTCTGATCATAAAAGGAGGGCCAGGAGAACTAGTAATAATTGAAAGCTCTCCTCACAGATAATGCCTCTTGTCTGGCAATGGAACCTTCACAAAGGTTGATGGCAGGAATAGTGTTGTTGTTTGCTTAACATCATAAAACAGTGATAGATCAAAAAGCAGTATGGTTGTAAATTGTTCCTCAATCATTACTTAAaggattaaaaaatatatcttaaTAGTTAAAAGTTGGATGGGACACAATCGTATATTCATTACACCATGGTAATGTATTCTCGTTTAAATGTATGTCATAAGCTTTGCTTGACTAAGAACTTTCCAGCTTTTTTAGTGAATTTTAAGCAACATTATTCATGTATATTTCCCCACAGAATGAGAATTTTGATTTGGCAATGTCCATGCAACTTACACACCCAATGATCCCAAAGATCATATGGCCACCAAGCTTCTGGACATGGGGATTTGCCAGTCCacttggggggaaggggtggaaGTACTTTATTTCAGACTTTGGTATTCACAAGTCTTTTGAGATTGAACCACATGATTAACAACTTAGGGAATGTGTGTTATCTTTTgggttgttgttttgcctttTGGGTCACATTTTTATCAGGTTAATTATCATATGGGTGTGCCTGTTTGTTGATAGATGctttaaaaaatgaatataatagtgttttgcTTTGCTTTATTTATTGATATCCTTGAAGGGTATGAGACACATCCATTTAGGTATATAGGGTTATTTCTGCAATGATCCctacaaaatcaaaatctTGGGGTATCACCTGGGGGCCAGTATGTCCATCTCAACCACATATGCATTGGTCCTAGGGAAGAGAGGCCAAAACAGTACTCATACCTAAAATAAAATGTGATACTGAACATTTAATTGAACTGTAGACCTTGATATAGCTAAACTTTATCAACAAATACACAAGCACCAAGAACCTTGATCAAAAAAACGTAGCTAAcattaaaacaacaataaaagttaataaaagagttttattatcccaaCAATATTTTATAACATCTTAACATTTACAAAGATGACATGAACTACTGTGTAAGTAACCTGTTCAACAAGTATAGTTTAGTAGAGGGAGGGGTGTGAAAAGTCCCATTGGCCCTTTAATCTATAGTTGCTTTATTTCCGAACCTACGTTTCACAAGATAAGCTGGTCAATATCTTTGGGGACTTCAGAGGTTTGATTAGGTCagaaatttaataataataataataataataataataataataataataataataataataataataataataataataataataataataataataataataataataataataataataataataataataataataaaccacGCCATTTCCACAAATTCGGAGAGATGTGCCAAATGTTTTTCATTTCAAGACTATACCAGATAGAAAAGTTCCAATTCACGCGTTTTTGTAAGCGAGAGGATAAAACTCGCAaaggcgccattttcaagccagaaaatatccatacccacccccctccccattgAGGGATCTGGGTGAATTGAGTGAAACCCGACTGGCACCCGCCGCCCGGCCCGCCGCGCCTCCCAGCCCGTTTTTCgtatgccctagggcatacACAAGGCCTAGGGTATACCGTCTAGGGGCCTCGTGGGAGAGGCGTATGTTATAGGGGTCGTTTAAAGCATTTGCTTCAAGGGGATGGCGGTGCGTGCCCGTTTTCGGTAGCGCTAGGCGCTGGGGGAAGCAAGGGGGGAGCCTAGCGCCTAGCGCTAAGTATAACAGGGTGGCTGCCCCCCTTGGGTGGTAACGTGTGGGAACCCAGTCATGCTTAGCAGGGCGTGTCGCACACGCAACCCAGTCGATTCTCACACACTATACGCCCATTTAGACCTATCTTTGGATTGGTATCTGCTAGCAGGCTATGAAAGGTCAAAACCTGTGTCAGTGGCTCACGATTGGGAGGTTAGCTCATTGCGGGAGAGGTTGCATCTATGAGCATTGCAAGATACATCGCGCTAGGTTGAGGAAGGGCGCAATCGAACCTCGTCCCTGTAGAAAGTGTGGGCCTGCGGTAATAACCCTGTAAAACACAAGCTCGTTTACAAAGAACAGCGGGCTCGAAGTGGCGACCCGAAGTGGCTTGGGATCCGAAGAAGTCAGGGAGCTTGGCCAAAGaaccaagcactgcgccgaatCTGCCGTGAGATCTAGTGGCCAcaacctctgcaaagatgtatctagccggccaaggaggatcggggaagaccgagtgggcggtgagcatgttccgcagccgcaacgttgtggtgctcactcccgagaacgacctcgcccacaaCCATCGCAataacccgcgcctcgcggtgaatgctcaaacctaccaccattacctctgcataccagcggagaagccgatagaggagtggagaccttccgagctggggcacaaactcgaccttcttgcagaagtaatcatcattgacgagtgctgtaaggtacagactaaaatgctacgcgccatcctagagTATCTCGCCACgtggccgtgtca is a window from the Nematostella vectensis chromosome 9, jaNemVect1.1, whole genome shotgun sequence genome containing:
- the LOC5512397 gene encoding creatine kinase M-type — translated: MARLLGSSSYSEVLDDLKEYIQWLVEKLNDKRVAVAGAGLGVAWLCYIIKQTKSQSKYMALREEALANFPALWNHNNIMARHLTPEMYVHLCDRKTSNGFTLDQAIQPGVDNPTHPNISPCGIVAGDEESFRVFAELFDLVIEERHNGYKQNATHVSDTNPTKVKHGKFDENFVLSCRVRACRSIKGFRLSPINSRKEKRGIEQIAKNALGTMQGEFEGRYYALSSMTPQDYHHLSLEHVLSDATKHPLIVSSGMSRDWPDGRGVWHTKDKSFLIWVNEEDHLRVISMETGGDLERTYERFYRGLKELESRIQKFGHEFMRNRHLGYINTCPSNLGTGLRASVHVKLPCLGKDPRFDAILCSLRLQKRGTDGDNTPIREDIYDISNADRLGYTEVQLVQKVIDGVNLLIKMEKRLERNQSINEFVPFKL